In Diorhabda sublineata isolate icDioSubl1.1 chromosome 2, icDioSubl1.1, whole genome shotgun sequence, the sequence ACTAATGACGGTTTCGTCGGTAACGCAACTATTTTCTGACATTTCCGTTCTTCTTAAGAAACCTAAATATCCCGTTCTGGCGTAAACTTCCCCTGTATTACCTGCAAAATATATCAACTTATATATGTGGAATACATTTGgataatattctttttttttgttagtaacTGTACGGATACTGTAACTTTAGCCACTGCCTTTTCAGTATAACTCATAGTCGCAGTCACGTGTTTAAATGCCTATTTTTAtctcatttattttcttaaaatattaataataataaatttttatgaggAATTGACTGTTTTTCCTTATGTACATTCCtttcatttataattagaaACTATAAACCAAgaagttaaatttaaaaaggAAAGTATTAAACTAACGagattgattttaaaaaatcacaagGATAATTTCTTGATCAATGCATTAGATCTTATTTTTGCgggtaaataaaaatatccaagAAACTAGTActaataattaaatagaaatgttaggcaacaaaatatttcaataatagtaaCAAAGGAAATGGCCCGCTACTGGCgataaacaaatttgttttcctGACTTAAAACATAACCACATTTATCTGTAAAAagttaaatttggaaataaacgatttttctttttatcttggtatagaaataattcataaaagaaaatttggtataaaaataaattaaatcaccATTTAGTATCTTGTGTTATTAGGTCTGTGCTtataaacgaaattttaataaaaagagacctaaaataaagataattcatcgagaaaaacatataaaagagATCTAAGAAGTGAACAGTAAAgaatttaatgattttaatCTAGCAGGAACTTCCTGAtagtaatgaaataatttaacataaacAGTTTTAAGGTTAAGTGGAGAATGAAGAAGGATTTGTGTAAATTTTGTTGTGAAAGGGGGCCCCGAAagaaagttgtataaaaattgatatttcagaGGCAGTAAAATAGATGAATGGTTCATTATCCAATAAATTGATACTCAGATCATATTGAAATCAGAACAGAATAGGTAAACAACCAAAATACTTACCAGTAACTAAACGGGCATTAAAATGATCTCCATATTCGCTCTCGTCGCCGTAAATAGTGAAGTATCCGCTTGCGTTGTGTCCACTTTGCACCCAAATTTCTCCTAGATGCGAATCCCCGCACTGTCCCTTGCTCTCAGGATTAGCTATAATCACTTTAACTCCGGGTAACAATTTTCCGCTTTCCATCAAACACAAACTGTGTGGACTGCCTCTTTCTACTAGGCTCACTCTATCGTTACGAAGTGCCCTCAAATCGACGTAAACCGTTGAAGGTTCAGGACTAGAAGCACCTTGTAGACAAATAGCGACGTTTACTCTACATCCGAAAGACGTCGATACCGCTCTAGGACTAAGTCCTAAAGCACTGAACAACTTCGAAAAACTAGTAGTCAAGTTCATTCTTGGTCTTTCTTCGGCTACTACGACGCATGTTCGAACGCAGGCTAAATTGATACCTCTAGATTTGAGCTGGTTAACGGAAGAACCGAGACCTTTTGTACAGAGTTCCATAACGCCATAAGAACAGAAAGTGTCGCGAACTTTGTATTGACTAACAGCACTGAGCCACAGAGCTGGATTCACTTCTACTTCAGAGGGTGGGATCAAAATGGAATGGTGGCCTGAGTAGATACTGCTTAAACACCTGGAACAAAAAACGTACTACAATTCAACATTTGGCAactcatatttattattcagATTAGAGGAGTCTTTTTTCATACTTTTGCAATGGTTGCCAAAGAAAAGGGAAGGGGAGGTCTTATAGTGTACttgtagttaaaaaaaataccaagTAACAAACTGATTTTGATCAACTATGGtcttttgttgataattttgttaAGGTCAAAACAGTTATCaagtgaaaaattgaagaaaatggaCACCACACGATCCAACTAGGGTGAACCTGACTTAAAACATATTCCAGAGTTAGATCAACTCCTCAAGTTAGATATAGACGGCTAGGACATCTGTGGAGAGCTGACGAACACACAGTAACTTTGTCAATGCTATAATGGGAACCAGGAGTTAGAAAAAGAAGGAAGGTTCCAGATCAAAATGGTTTAAAGAAATAGAGGAAGACCTGAATAGAATGAGAATCCAAAAAGGGAAGAAAATACTGCATAGAGAATAATTAGCGTTAGAGTggattaaataaacaaaaagggTTGATCCACCCCGCAAAGATGATCTAGAAAGCTTTACAAGGTTCAAAGGGTGTACcatcatatatataaatatagttcTTATCGCCTAGCCGAtgcagataaataaaaaattagacgATGTCATTaaagagaagaaaaatgaaCTTTTAAATAGGATAAATGTGAAATACTCACCAAAGAGCAAATCCTAGTCCACAATAAGGATCTAAACACAAAGCGATATGCCTACTGGGGTATAATTCGCAAGCTAACTTCATACTTTTGCATAAATTGGTTACAGCAGCATGTGACATTTTTATTCCAGCCAACATTCCGGTAGTTGAAACGCTGAAATCTAAATAAGCCATCATTTCAGCTGTCGGAGCTCTATATGGCACTGGTAATTTCTTCTTAGGCATATCATCGGTGTCTAAGATGAGCGGCCATGATTTTATATCCACCACATTACTAGCTTCTTTTGATCGAAGAAGTTTGATCACAGCCTGTATTGACAGCACCAGTACGGATTTCGATACGTCGACTATCATCCTATAAAAAAACCGATAGATAAAATTTAGTATCGATAATGAAAGAATGTCTTAGCTTACCTAACGGTAGGTAACGTCGTTTGTAGATTTTGTGGATGAGGAGGTCGAATAGTAACTGGTACAGCACCAACATATAAACATCCATAGAAAGCACAAATCAAATCTAAGCCCGGAGGGAAAATTAAAGCTACATGATCACCAGTGTTGATCTTTCCTTTTTCTACTAAAAGGTTTCCTATTCTTTCCGCTTTTTTATGGAGCTCGGAACAAGAAAGCACTTTAGCTACAGCTCCTTTGCTATTCAGCAACGTAAAGAGGATATGGTCTGAAGTACCTTGAGCTCTCCATCGAAGAATTTCCGCGATAAATTGTTGctgaaaatcaaataaattattatataatatctatttaacgtactgtttcttttctataagaaaatatttggtGTTTTCTGGTGAAATAAACAAACGTTTACTTACCTTTTTAGAAGAGTCGCCATCTTCATCAAGAAGACCCCCAACTTCTCTTCCTTGAGCACTCGCAAGTCTATTTCCTTGAACAAGATTGCCGACGATTACAGACGCCGGTCCCACGTCTGAAACACATTCCTTTGCTGAAACGCAGAAAGGACAACATGCTATAGCACTCAAGCAGAAAGCTTTTTGGTATATGTTAGTTGATCAAAAGGTGTGtatgtgtaaattgaaaattttccttataaaaaCGTGACTACATCAACttgaacatgttttttttttaatttaatttgtatgATTCGATCAAACCTTTTTTTTCTtccacaaaaaattaatcattttataaatgccacattttttaaatgtctGTCTAAACAGCCTTTATCTTGTCAGTTTGTTATTCACATGGGTACATCTTgataaatttgatttcatattaACATAATTCTAGATGATAATGCCACAAATTTAATTATCTATAATTGCCACAACTTTTAAATGTCCGTATAAACAGTTTAGAATCCCATTTTTCCAGTGTGTTATTCAAATTGGCATATCTTGATGAATTTCGTTTTATATTagattataaacattatttaagtTAATAATGCcacagaaaattaattattttatgaatgccatattttttaaatgtctgTATAAACAGCTCATGCCCTTATCTTGTCATTTTGTTATTCATATGGGCAAATCTTGATAATTCTAGATGATAATGCCACAAATTTAATTACCTATAATTGCCACAACTTTTGAATGTCAGTTTCAGACCTTATCTTCTCAGGTTGTTATTCGAATTGTCATATCATCGTAAATTATATTCAGATTATTAGACTTCCAACATTATTGTGGTCAGTAACGCCACAAACTCATGATTACCACAACCTCCAGAAGCTTGTACTAAAAGTTCTTGATTTCATTTTCTAATGCTATAACTCAAATCGttatatttctatcaatttcattttctattaaaatatttatattattatagtcAATAGGGCCATAACAAATTAGTTTTGAATGACataatcgtaatataattatttaaactattctCAAAATAAGATGTAGTCAGTTTTTAAAGGAATGCAACACTTAACAAATAGTCTTCCCAGTTATTTTATttgagtttataataaaaaatgtctattgtcaaaattttttccacCAAATTTGTTAAGTGTAGCTTAAATCTATACCTACAAACACAATTTGGTACTATCAGAAGGTGAGGGtgctgtatatataaaaaaataagggaaataaTATACAAGCAGaggaagtttttttttgtatatttaaaataatgcgAGGTGGTGTTAGCGAGAAactaggaaaatattttttatttatataagtacCTGAGATACCCTAGAAACTTATGATGCATTTAACTTATTAAATATTCCGTGCTATGTTAATATTTAATCTGGCTATATACATATCTgcatattttaaacaattctacAGTTCAAATTAAGGTTCTTATAGATTTTCATtagaataatgataaaaatcagCGAAAAAcctaaagtttttattataatatagtaggtataaaaaatgcaaaagtCTTGATTTAATTAggactaatttttataatttcatataaaagttatgtcaaatgtcatatgtcaaatgCAGCCCATTTTTGGTTGCCTAATAGTAGGCGACAATTGATTTCATGCTACGCAATAATGTCTGAAGACAGGAGGGAGAATGGCGTCGAGAACGAACACGCATGTGAagagacattttttttcttgatacaTAACCGTATTTTTCAACCATTACAccgtaatttatttaataataatcgaattataattgataattataattatatatagttGAAAGGTGTAAAGGAGACAAAAGTCCTACTAATAAGTAACATTATATTAGTATTCCTGAAGAGCTAATAGAAGTTCAATTATTTAGTTCTGTCAAAATTTACAGTGATATCACTAATATTGAAATCGCCATGATGTAGTAAAAACGCGCCGTTGCCAAATGGTTTATATTTGTGAAGAAACTGATCAAGTTATTGAGCCGGTGATTAAATTTTCCGTTTTATTAGTTTCCGTTTTGTACATTGCGGTTTCGTGAATTGTGAATACGATATTTTGGATTAAATATTAGTTATTTTGTTGTTCACGCTAAACTATCGATACGCAATAGGAGAAATCCGTTCAGTCCACAGGCTCTTGAGTGTCCCTTTTTCCAACACCATAAAAGAGACAATTACCGAACGTTTAGGTCCTTACAAGAATATTCTAGTGCCTTATATTGAAAGAAACcaatgaaatttgataaaaaatatcaagtagAAAGTTAGATAGTTAGAATTCTAGtatgcaatgaaaaaaatcagaTGCGACCAGCCAAAAATTTCACCTCAATCTCGTCACTGATAACAATAAATCTCGAAATGTTTAAAAACACAACACTTATAAAGATAAGAAAGTGATAACGGATAAAATGTTACCTGAATGAACTTCTCTAGGTTTCGGTAAGTTGGTAACACACGTATGGGGACACATCAAAACATTCGCAGGATGTAAATTACCATCCATAAATCTTCTTTTCGTTTCCGATAAGTGAATACCACCCAGAGGTGTTTTCGGAAGATAATTCGGCGGTACAAGCGCCAAACAATAAAGCCCCACTTGATGTATGGAATCGACTGCTTGTAAAACTCTCGACATCCATTGGAATGACTACGAAATagtattttgatatataaaaacgAACGTCGTGACTATAATAGTAGTAATTAAAAGGAGTGTTCGGTTAGATGGCGTTAACTTACCTCTTCTTCGCTACAGTCGGGACGTTGTTCGGCTATGACGCATATCCTTTCGTCTCTCAAAACTTTGATACTGAATACCGCGATTCTTCCACGATAAATGAATTTCATTGGTTCCACTGCTAATACAGTAGCGATGATATCGTCGACGTTGTGTTTTCTTCCTGTTACCGTCATCAATCCGTCACGCGATCCGCATACAAATACCAAACCGCCCGGTCCTAAGAATCCAAGTAGACCGGATCGAGTGTATTCGGCGTCGGATATCGGTTTTCCGTCCGTTCCTAGAGGTTGTACTTTGAACGTACTATTACTAAGACCTTGCAAGCCCCAGTACTGAGTACCTGTTGAGCCCGAATTGACACAAATCTCGCCAACTTCATCTGTTTTGCAAATATACGAAGGTCCTTCCATTTTCACAACAACTATCACACAACCTggaaaaataaatgttggaatttaGATACGAATTaaggaaaattatgaattatttaccTGGCATCACTTGCCCACAGTCTTGCAATGTTAATGAAGTCAAACTATTTTCTTGATCAACTCTTACTACGCCGTAACTTAAGCCTTGCATTGATAAAACGCCTCGTCCTGTAGCGTTAACTCCTGCCCTTCCAGGTCTTCTTACAGATACCGTTAGAACTTCACTGGAACTGGCGCAGGGACAAATGGCATCGGCTCTGAGTCCTTTCGCTTGAAATACTGATAAAAATTGATCACATGAACTCAAAGACCAAGGATTAGCCCCATCTGCTACGAGTAACATCCTTAAAGAGCCTGCAAACATCAACATTAAAAATGGTTCCGTGAATTGATAAACATTTTCTAACCTAAATTGACGTCCTTGTGGTCTTTAGTTGCCAACAAACCCCAATGGAGATCTCTGGATTTAACTACTGCTACTGAGGCTCTATGTTTGGTAATCATTTGCATCCAACTAGCGGGGTTTACTTTCATTAGTGCGTAAGGGATGTATATAACGTGCATGCCGTTTAGAACGCTCGTCAATACCGAATGCCAAAGTCCCACTTCTCTCTTGAAATCTAATACGCAAACCATATTCTCCCCTTCCGTGTAGTTACAAGACATTGTTAGCATTCTGCAATGTTGTACCATAGCTGTGCGCGTTATTGTTACCCCCATTACCGAGCCATCACGGTCCGTGCTGTATTCTATGTAAGCTGGTGTTTCATCGGTTAACCTACAAATTACAAGTTGGAATAACATTGATAGTGGATGATGGACAGTTACTTACCTTGGCGTCGGAGACCAGTCTTTAGGGGTTTTAGTTAAATGTTCGGTAACGAACCAATTCAATTTCGGCCATCCTTTAAATTGAATAACTTCTCCAGAAGCAGTTTTCGGTAGACCTTTTAAACAGGCTTCGGAAGTGAGCGCTACTTGTACGGCGCAGCTGCCTAACAAAAATCCTATTTGTAAGGAACCGGCGTCTCGTCTAGTAATAGGCACTTCTATTGGCACTGGTACGATGCCCGCTTGTAGACATCCGTAAAAAGCACAGAGAAAATTGATTGGATCATTATTTGGATAGACTAGAGCTACTCGATCACCACATTTTAGACTAGTATCACCGTTTTTGCTAAAGGATTTGGTCAAAAGTGCGTAAGCTATTTTGTGCGATCGGCTTAACAATTTACCTGGAAATAATCATTCGAAACGTTTGATATAGATtattaatttaatgataaagtaCTTACCGTACGTTAATGTTACTGATAATTTTCCATTAGGATCTAATACAGTAGCCACGGGTGCTTTAAAAGTACCATTTCCATATCGAGTAATGGCGGCTTCTAAACTTCTTGGTAAACCCGATGGTACTACAAGTTGTTCACCTACTGCCGGACTCATACCGCTTcctacaaaaaattgttacgaaattattattcttcatCATCAGCTATTGTGCACCCATTCCCGGACATAAGTGTCTCTAATACCTTCCACATTATTCTGTCTTGTTTcatttgtatccaacataagcTTCCTAGTTCCTTAATATCACCAAGCTCGAACGTCTCTGTGGTCTTCCTCCTTTTCGTCTCGTCTCTATTGGCGCCATGTTGTTGTCTTTATGGTACATCTCTCATTGTTATGTCTTTCAACATGACTTGGTCTCCTCCTATTTTTCTTCTGGTCTCTTTTTGTTCTATATAATCCGTCTTCCTGTGCCTTGTTCTCCGGAATGACCTGGAGTActtccatttttcttctagtctcTCTTGCTCGCCATGCTTTGAACTTTATGGTGTCTTCCAACATGACGTGGAGTCCTCCTATTGTTCTGGTCTTTTCTGATCTCTCTTAGTCGCCATGTTGTAGATTATGTGATTTTCCTACTTCTCTTGGTTGCCATTTTATTCCCTTTAAGGTACATTCTTTTTCACATCTTCTAATATTTCCTGGAGACTTCCTATTTTTCTAGTCTTTTCTGGTCTCTCTTAGTCGCCTTATTACAAATTGTGGAGTCTTCCTACTATTCTTTATGGTCCACCTTTCTTTGTCATTTCTTCCAACATGACTGGAGACCTCCTATTTTTCTTCTGGTCTCTTTTGACCGCATTGATGGGGATTGTGGGGTCTCCCTATTTTTCCTTCGGTCTCTCTTGGTCGACTCGTTGTGATCCTTATTTCCTTGTTTTGTCTTTCAACATAACCTACGCTCTACCATTTCAATTTGCCTGGACGTTTTATGATATCTGTGACTGCtgcatattttttgatttataaaattagttcTGAAAAAAATCACAGCTTATATGACCGTTGGATCATTTTATGGACATTCCACTAGGAGTGTCTTCATTCATATAGTGATATTCCCTTGGGTATAGTCGatagaattttgttttgtaacaagAAGATTTTCCACATCATCCAACTAcaattttttacatgttttacCATTTTCAAAACGAgggaaagtataaaattacccaaAGATTTGTTATAGAAAGTTCTGTTAATAGTAAAATCATACAAGTTTCAAAATACATATCGcgaagatttttaatttttttgatgatatttagTAAAAACTTACCCTCTGGTTTGGGGGCGTTAGGATCTTTGGGATTAGCTGCAATTTCCAATTCTATATCGTCATCTTCGTAAAATTCGGGTAGAGGTCTACGTTTCGGTCTCTTGAGCGTATTCAGCAATTGTTGTATTTTTGTAGACACTTTCCATCTACCTGTGCCGGTTCCAACTGTATCATCAGAACCAGACGAACCATATCGGTTTACTCGATCAGCTGCTGGTCTACGTCCACCCACTGCAGTATTATGGGTTACATCCGGAGGTTGAGAAtctatgaaaaaatcatttttccaaatgataaaatttaaaaagccAATCAATTTTGACTCACAAGGTCGAAAGTTTTGTAGTACGTCACTGATCTCCGTAATTTCGATTCTTCTTTTATCTTCCCAGTTATTTGGCGGCGGCATTCGAGGCCTATGATGTAACGGTGGAGGAGAGCCGGTACTACTTGTATCCGATAACGGTGGCGGCGGAAATATCTGTGGAGTACCACGGTCTCTTACTCGTTCTCTTTCGGGGGTACTTTCCACCGTCTCTTCAATTACAATGCTATCTTCATCGGACGAAGATTCTGAAATGTGTTTCGATGAAATTAATCATCAATATTTAAGTGATTTGGATACAGGAAAAAAGTTTGGATGtgtaacctcaaaatttgcCGGATTATCGATATTAAATTTCACGGACTTACCGGAATCATGTCTGTCTCGATCGGGACTCCTCGCCATCACGGAGGTTCTCTTGGACGGCATCGGCATAGAAGGTTTGTGCCTGTTTTGCAAAGCTTGTGCGAGTGCCTGTTGTACGGCTTCTTGTCTAACTTCTAAGTAAAAACAAGAATTAATTTCAGATTTAGATAAAAACACTACCGTCACTAGTTAATCCACATAAACATAAATGACTACTAAGtgtacattataaaaaaaaaaaataaataaaattcagacTTGCTTTCTACTACCGTTCTACTAAGTGCTCGGCATATTAATTGCAAGAGGAAGCTAGGATTTACCTACAAATTTGGAGATAGTGATTATTCGTTTCGTTCGGAGAGATATCGAATTCCCACTGGtcgaattgaaaaattcattatcgTGTAAACACAGTTTTAGATAAGGGTGGGTATTGGTTAAACTTTGTTGATAAAAACGTCGATAAACCACTGTAATGGTCACTTTAGATATCTTACCGTCAAGATTTCTCTAATGTTTGATATACAGGATGATTTTTAAAACATCGATTTCTCAACGaataacgaaaaatttcaattagaaattatttcacgtaaaagttgattattaataaaagatttgAAGATgatcaaaaagtaaaatatttacaacGGCTGTAGATGAAGTTTTAGCATTCAAAGTAAATCCAAACTTATTTTACTCGGAAACTTCGGTGAGCCGAAACTAAAGTGGGAAAGTAAAACTAAAAATCAGCACTTAAACTTAAAGTTTTCGAATTTCAAATAGACTATAAACTTTGACAGTTCATAaacgatgaaaatttttagattgaGAGTGAATTAGAGTGAAAATAACGACTTgggaaaattttcgaattctattttttataaatattatatataatactgtataataaattttacacaCTAATgtgatgaataaaataaaatttattcatcatttttgttttttctcagtgaagtttttcctaaatttatatttataggtCGAACTTGAATGaaaacgtaaaaaaaaacgCGATAAAAATAAGCCTTTAATAGTCCAGGCGTTGTAGtcaaaaatttgactaaaacctgaaatttaaaacaatgatttttGTCCCACAAGCAGTTTTTGAACAgtactttttcgaaaaaaaaaatagccCCATTTTGAGATACGTGGCTTTGAAGTATTGTTTTTTAGTAACGGATCCCTGGTGCGAGAGTTGTGACGCGCATGCTCAAGTTAATTGGGCTATCACCATCTGAATTCATGATTTGAGTGGACTGAAATCAGattctttaaataattgttgttgATTTGCCGTTTATACACAATTGGTATTTGTGAATCCGCTCCCCGATTCTGAAAATAGCTTTGTCAGTTCTTTTCGGAAAGTGTTaaaaagttgaatgaaaattttcttatcgCACGTTTTTAGACACATATTATGAAAAAGTCTTGGGACTAGAATGACGAGTAGCCTTTTCAAAAACTGTTCGTATaccaaaaatcatttctaaTGGTTTTTGTGTGAGGTTCCTGgactataaaaaaagttaaggtaattatacactttcacggtcacctggttttttggctctagaaagtcgaaaaatggatggattttaatgatcttggtctcaaaatattccattttacggcggatttataaaaaaaattagtagaaatagctggaatgaaaatttctcatagttttactgatttaaatcgtaaaaaaaaacggttttgcaaaataatcctttacaaaaaattatggtaattatacactttcgcggtcacctggttttttggttaggttaggttaggttggctctagaaaatcgaaaaatggatggattttaaacacgggggtagtggctgaatttgcggtttttaatagttttaaaccttaaatagtagaaaaactttttttttcaaaatattcatttttttatgtaaattgcgaaaaaaaatatacgaacttgattccacgacgtcagaaacagttacgaaggattatatgtagaaagtcattttttttgcatttaaagtcatgaaactgtaaaaaatatttattttttttaattaataaataattcgtatttttttatatatccgccgtaaaatggaacattttgagaccaagatcattaaaatccatccatttttcgattttctaaagccaacctaacctaacctaaattaacctaacctaacctaacctaaccaaaaaaccaggtgatcgcgaaagtgtataattaccataattttttgaaaaggattattttgcaaaaccgtttttttttgcgatttaaaacagtaaaactatgagaaattttcattccagctatttctactaattttttttataaatccgccgtaaaatggaacattttgagatcaagatcattaaaatccatccatttttcgattttctagagccaacctaacctaacctaacctaacctaaccaaaaaaccaggtgaccgcgaaagtgtataattaccataattttttgaaaaggattattttgcaaaaccgttttttttacgatttaaaacagtaaaactatgagaaattttcattccagctatttctactaattttttttataaatccgccgtaaaatggaacattttgagaccaatatcattaaaatccatccatttttcgattttctagagccaacctaacctaacctaacctaacctaaccaaaaaaccaggtgatcgcgaaagtgtataattaccataattttttgaaaaggattattttgcaaaaccgttttttttacgatttaaaacagtaaaactatgagaaattttcattccagctatttctactaattttttttataaatccgccgtaaaatggaacattttgagaccaagatcattaaaatccatccatttttcgattttctagagccaacctaacctaacctaacctaacctaaccaaataacCAGGTGatcgcgaaagtgtataattaccataattttttgaaaaggattattttgcaaaaccgttttttttacgatttaaaacagtaaaactatgagaaattttcattccaactatttctactaattttttttataaatccgccgtaaaatggaacattttgagatcaagatcattaaaatccatccatttttcgattttctagagccaacctaacctaacctaacctaacctaaccaaaaaaccaggtgatcgcgaaagtgtataattaccataattttttgaaaaggattattttgcaaaaccgttttttttacgatttaaaacagtaaaactatgagaaattttcattccaactatttctactaattttttttataaatccgccgtaaaatggaacattttgagatcaagatcattaaaatccatccatttttcgattttctagagccaacctaacctaacctaacctaacctaaccaaaaaaccaggtgatcgcgaaagtgtataattaccataattttttgaaaaggattattttgcaaaaccgttttttttacgatttaaaacagtaaaactatgagaaattttcattccagctatttctactaattttttttataaatccgccgtaaaatggaacattttgagaccaagatcattaaaatccatccatttttcgattttctagagctaaaaaaaccaggtgaccgtgaaagtgtttAATTACCAAAGTTAAGTACGGCTTCTCTAATCTGTTTATTTTACTTCGTATATATACGGAACACAACATTAAATCTTGTCAGCATAACCATTATTAGTTTACTTTATTATAGAGCGTGTCTTATAAATAATGTccactttgtttattaaataatcatacaaaaagaaaccCTAATATTCGAATTTTATGGTTTTAACCTAACCTTCAGCAAGCTTTTTAAGACATTCTTTGTgcttagatgcaaaaaattgtcgcacaGCATTTTAAACATCTCCTTTAGATTCAAATTTTTCGATCGATcatattctataattataaacGTGGTAAACCTGTTTGTTT encodes:
- the LOC130452930 gene encoding disco-interacting protein 2 isoform X4 gives rise to the protein MEDLNIDISKLPEDVRDKLAELDLELSEGDITQKGYEKKRTRLLTPYIPKHNPTGSGSGGDNSGGGNSGDGSGGGGLAGNGKQHHTRRRTQRRVTHNEKRYHSEVRQEAVQQALAQALQNRHKPSMPMPSKRTSVMARSPDRDRHDSESSSDEDSIVIEETVESTPERERVRDRGTPQIFPPPPLSDTSSTGSPPPLHHRPRMPPPNNWEDKRRIEITEISDVLQNFRPYSQPPDVTHNTAVGGRRPAADRVNRYGSSGSDDTVGTGTGRWKVSTKIQQLLNTLKRPKRRPLPEFYEDDDIELEIAANPKDPNAPKPEGSGMSPAVGEQLVVPSGLPRSLEAAITRYGNGTFKAPVATVLDPNGKLSVTLTYGKLLSRSHKIAYALLTKSFSKNGDTSLKCGDRVALVYPNNDPINFLCAFYGCLQAGIVPVPIEVPITRRDAGSLQIGFLLGSCAVQVALTSEACLKGLPKTASGEVIQFKGWPKLNWFVTEHLTKTPKDWSPTPRLTDETPAYIEYSTDRDGSVMGVTITRTAMVQHCRMLTMSCNYTEGENMVCVLDFKREVGLWHSVLTSVLNGMHVIYIPYALMKVNPASWMQMITKHRASVAVVKSRDLHWGLLATKDHKDVNLGSLRMLLVADGANPWSLSSCDQFLSVFQAKGLRADAICPCASSSEVLTVSVRRPGRAGVNATGRGVLSMQGLSYGVVRVDQENSLTSLTLQDCGQVMPGCVIVVVKMEGPSYICKTDEVGEICVNSGSTGTQYWGLQGLSNSTFKVQPLGTDGKPISDAEYTRSGLLGFLGPGGLVFVCGSRDGLMTVTGRKHNVDDIIATVLAVEPMKFIYRGRIAVFSIKVLRDERICVIAEQRPDCSEEESFQWMSRVLQAVDSIHQVGLYCLALVPPNYLPKTPLGGIHLSETKRRFMDGNLHPANVLMCPHTCVTNLPKPREVHSDVGPASVIVGNLVQGNRLASAQGREVGGLLDEDGDSSKKQQFIAEILRWRAQGTSDHILFTLLNSKGAVAKVLSCSELHKKAERIGNLLVEKGKINTGDHVALIFPPGLDLICAFYGCLYVGAVPVTIRPPHPQNLQTTLPTVRMIVDVSKSVLVLSIQAVIKLLRSKEASNVVDIKSWPLILDTDDMPKKKLPVPYRAPTAEMMAYLDFSVSTTGMLAGIKMSHAAVTNLCKSMKLACELYPSRHIALCLDPYCGLGFALWCLSSIYSGHHSILIPPSEVEVNPALWLSAVSQYKVRDTFCSYGVMELCTKGLGSSVNQLKSRGINLACVRTCVVVAEERPRMNLTTSFSKLFSALGLSPRAVSTSFGCRVNVAICLQGASSPEPSTVYVDLRALRNDRVSLVERGSPHSLCLMESGKLLPGVKVIIANPESKGQCGDSHLGEIWVQSGHNASGYFTIYGDESEYGDHFNARLVTGNTGEVYARTGYLGFLRRTEMSENSCVTDETVISRESDNESLGSSHHVVPSDSPELHDAVFVVGALDETIMLRGMRYHPIDIENSVLRCHKKIAECAVFTWTNLLVVVVELDGNESEALDLVPLVTNTVLEEHHLIVGVVVVVDPGVVPINSRGEKQRMHLRDGFLADQLDPIYVAYNM